In the bacterium SCSIO 12741 genome, CTCCCAGGTAATTACCGGCACTCAGGTTAATAACACAAGGCATATCCAAAGAATCAGCCAGGGCATAAATGTATTCTACAGCATCGGCCACGGTTTGATCCCAGTTGGACGCGCCGAAATCGGTGGCCACAAAAATGATGGGAGATTCGTAGGCATAACCGCGGTAATCGGCAACCGTATCAGGGACAGATAAACCATTTCCGGCGGCTATTCCACTAACCATGGTTCCATGGCCACCCCAGCTATTGGGATCGACATGCGGACAATTTCCCGCATTGATATCCATGCTATCATATACCTCACCGTAACCATAGCTGGGAAAACGATTGGTATCCAGATTTCTCGATTGATCCCACAAACTGATGATCCGTGTATTGCCGATTGAATCCTGAAAATCGGGGTGGTTAAAGTCGATTCCCGAATCGATGATTCCCATAATCACCCCTTTGCCCGAATAGGCCGACGGAAGAGGCAACACCCCTTGATGAATGGCACGTGCCCCGGTTTGAACCGTTGATGTATCGATTAACGGCTGGCCGTAACCCGAGCTGGTATAGTATCCATCGATAAAGGATTGACCCAGAAAATCGACTACTTGATTTTCCGGCAAAACCACAGCGTGATAGCCTCGAAAATAGTGTTTGTAAGTTCCGTTGTGCTGAAGCAGATAGGATTGGATTTCATCTCCCCTGCCCTGAACATAAAGAGACATGGGACGACTCGACTGACTCCATTCGGCTGCACGGGCGCTTAACCACAAGTTGCCTTGAACGATGTCCTGTGCCCAAATGCTACAGGAAAAGACAATCGTAAATAAGGTGAGCCCAAATTTCATATCGCACTGAAAAACAGATTTAAAATTAAGATTTCCCGGGCACAAATCAGCCCACTTGACTTTGATATTCGGGCAAGCTTTCAATAAATCGATAGCTGCCCTTGTCGTGGTCAATCTCGCAATAGTAATGGTTTAATCCGTTGGTTACGGCTAAGAAGCGAATTTGCAGAACGGAATTGTAGCGAGCTATTTGATCGAAGGTTTTTTGGGTAATCTCCACCGAGGGTCGCTTGCACTCCACCAGCACCAATGCTTCCGCCCGGTTGTTGTAACAAACAATATCGCTTCGATTGTCCATTCGGTTGTACTTGATTGGCTTTTCTAATTTCATCAGTGATTTGGGATACTGGAATTCCTGATGCAAGTATTCGATGAAGTTTTGCCGGACCCATTCCTCGGGTGTAAGCACCAGAAATTTTTTACGGATGCTATCGAAGATGTGAATCTTCCCATCCTCGCGTTTCAGCCGAAACTGATATTCCGGAAGATTTAGCCTTTCCATGTTAAGCATTGAGCTTCGAAGAAAATCATCCTACTCCTCCCAGTGAGTAAAGTACTCGATGGGCTTACGCGGTGTCTTTCGAGGCCAATCAATATCCGGATAACCCACGTAGATGGTACCCATCACTTTGTCCGATTCTTCCAGATTCAAAAACTCCTTTAACTCATCGCGATAGGTTAATCCTCCACTACTCCAATAAAAACCCAAGCCATAGGCTGTGGCCAGCAAAGACATGTTTTGAACCGCAGCGGCTACCGAAGCAATTTCTTCAATTTCAGGCACCCGTCGATCCGGATCCGGACTCATCGTCACAAAGATGACTGCGGAAGATTTAAGCGGACGTTCCTTTAGCTTCAAGAACTTCCTTTCCGAAAACTTGTCCTCTGGGGTAATTTGGGAATAGGTCTGCGATTGAAATTCTGAAAGTCGGTTCAATCCCTCTTCGCGAAAAACGGAAAACTTCCAGGGCTGTGTCAACTTATGCGTAGGAGCCCAGCGAGCAACATTGAGCAATTTCTCGATAATCTCCCGATGGACCTTCCGTTTGGAAAATTGTTCTGGAAAAATGGTTCTCCTGTCTTCAATGACATCTGTGATTTCGCTGAGGTTATAGCGCATATTCTTTCAATCTTTAAGCGTCAAAAATAGTTCAATTCACACCAACATGATGCTTTCTTTAGAACCACTTAAAGTACTCAAAGTTCACCTTAGAAGAAAGGCTTATAGAAGTAGATGTGAATGGTTAATCTTGATTGAGAATGCCTAATAGAACCTCATCGTTCATTTCATGCTTCCCATCAAACAAATGAAACTCATACGGAATATCCTGATCCTTGAGCAGTTGCTCGTTTCCGGCAATTTTTTCCCGGTTAAAAAACTCATCCTGATTTCCGAAAACGTAGTGGAGTTTCATCTTTTTCCAACGGTGAGCGGTAGCTTCCCAATCCAAATCAGGAGGTAATGATCCAGCCCATAAAACGGCCTCCTCTACATGATAATGCGTAGCTGCCATCCAACGACAAGCCGTGGCAATTCCCTGAGAGAAAGCCAGCACCTTAATCCGACAATGGCGAGAAGTAAACTGATCCGTAACCGCACACACCAAATCTTCCAGGTAATTGTTGTTGTCTTCAATGTCTTTTTCCCGATCATCGCTCGTCATCCAGGTGGCTCCTACACGACCATTGTAGCCTTCAAGATAAAACCGGTTTAATCCTTCAGCAACAACGACCAGAGAGCGCCCATTGTCGAGCACCTTCACTTTGGGGGTAAAATAACGGGCTTGTTGGCCAAATCCATGTAAAACCAACCAGAGCACTTCAGGATCTTCCTGATTGCCCATCAAATATTGCCTGGAAGTTCGGGTTACAGGCAGGTAATGCTTTTCCATGTTGCTTAGAGTAGCTCTTCGAATGCAGCTACAGTCTTTTGAATTCCCTCATTGATATCGGCGATGGAGGCCTCCATCATGTAACAAGGCGAGGTCACCACTCGATTGGCTTGATCCACCACTACATCTTCTACCGCAACTTGCTCGGCTCTACTTCCGAGGCTCTCCATTCCATCACTGATGGCCTGAATTTCATAAGGACTTGGAGCTTGAGTGGTACCTACTGTCAATGCCGGATTAACGTCCGATCCCTTAAAAGCTAAGGACAATACTACGGGAGACATGCAAAGTGCAGCAATCGGTTTACCAAGGGCATGAGTACTGCGAATAAGGTGAGCAATTTCTTCTTGAACCGGACCTTCGGGACCTTCAAATGCCCATTTCGAAAAATTCTTGGCCGAACCAAATCCACCTGGAATTACGAGACCATCATAATCAGCCATGTCGATTTGAGACAAGGGCTTAATGTTTCCTCTGGCAATTCGAGCAGCTTCCACCAAAATGTTCCGTGTTTCCTCCATTTCTTCCCCGTTGGTGTGGTTCACCACGTGAAATTGATTTTCATCCGGGGCAGCACATTGGTAAGAAATTCCCTTTTGATCGAGGGCCAATAAAGTCAATACGGATTCGTGAATCTCGGCTCCGTCGTATACGCCACATCCGCTCAATGCGACCACTACTTTTTTACTCATAACCTGTTCTTATTACAGCAATTCTTGAATAATTCGTTCCAAACCAAAACCTTCTGCTTCGGCTTTGTAGTTGCGAACTATCCGGTGGCGTAGAATAGGTAGTGCAATGGCTTGTACATCTTCGATATCGGGTGACAATTTGCCATTGATCAAGGCGTGGCACTTAGCTCCTACCACCAGGTATTGCGAAGCTCTTGGTCCGGCACCCCAATTTAGGTATTTCTGGACAATTTCCGGAGCGTTTTGATCCGGTCTGGTACGACCAGCCAACTTCACTGCATATTCCATCACCGCATCGGTTACTGGAATTTTACGAACCAACTGCTGATATTCCAAAATCTCGGAAGCACTCATTACATTAGACACCGAAGCTGAACGATCGGTAGTGGTGCTTTTCACCACAGCCAGTTCTTCTTCATAGCTTGGGTAGTCTACCCATACGTTGAACATAAAACGGTCTAACTGAGCTTCGGGAAGCGGATAAGTTCCTTCTTGTTCAATCGGGTTTTGAGTTGCCAATACAAAGAAGGGTTCTTCCAATTTGTAGCGATGTCCAGCAGCGGTCACTGCTTTTTCCTGCATGGCTTCCAGCAGTGCGGACTGTGTTTTAGGTGGTGTCCGGTTAATCTCATCTGCCAAAATGATGTTGGCAAAAATGGGCCCTTTGATAAACTTGAAGTTGCGGTTTTCATCCAGAATCTCTGCTCCTACAATATCAGAAGGCATCAAGTCGGGGGTAAACTGAATCCGGCTAAAATTCAAGCCTAAGGCATCAGAAATGGTGTTTACCAAAAGAGTCTTGGCCAATCCCGGTACACCTACCAAAAGGCAGTGACCGCGGCTAAAAATGGAGATCAATACAAGCTTGATTACATCTTGCTGACCTACGATTACTTTTCCTATCTCATCATTAAGCCCTTTGTATTGTTGGTGAAAGCGCTCAACCAGTTGTAAATCTTTTTCCATGTTACTCTTTTCCTTCGGTTTTAGGTGCCGGAGCTTCCTCTGGTTCAGGTGTCTCCTCGGTGGCGGATATGGTTTTGGGGAGCCAGTTAAATCGGAATTGACAGGTTGAATAGCTGTCGTCTACCCGAATGTAAAAACTATTGACTCGTTTTTCAATCCAGGAATTCATCACCTCATTTTGCTTGTACTGGGTAGCCAGCTCCTGGATGTATTGGTAATCTTGTTTCAAGTTCGCTTCGTGAGCCTCTACGATGTCCACCAGCTTTACCAAACGGTAGGCACGGCTTCCATCCCTCATTTGAGCCAATTCTGGTCCTGCCACATCCCCTTCTTCCATGCGATCCAGCATGAGGTAAAGGGAAGGGTCAATTTGAGAAACCTGATCCATTTCAAACTTGGAAGAGCCAGTCATTGGGTTTAGAATTAACCCTCCACTGTTTTTAGTGTCTTTATCGTCGCTGTATAGAATGGCGGCTGTGGTGAAGCTCAAGGAATCGTATTTGGCTATGTTTCCCTTTAGGGTATCCAAAAACTGCTTGGCCTCGATCAAATCTTCTGGCTGCACTTTTGGAATCAACAGAATGTGTCTGGCGTTTACTTTGGTTCCAACCCGCTCCACCATCTGAATCAGGTGGTAACCAAATTCGGTTTCCACAATGCCCGAAGTTTCACCTTTCTCCAAGGTAAATGCAACAGCAGCAAATTCGGGTACCAGCTCAGCTCTACCCATAGGTCCCAAAACTCCATTCTCACGTGCCGACCCCGGGTCTTCAGAATACAAGTAGGCCAAGGTTCCAAAATCTTCACCGGCCAATACACGTTCGCGAAGTTCCAGCAATTTGTTTCTTACCCGAGTTCTTTCTGCTTCATCGATCGGTGGTTTCTTAACGATTTGGGCCAACTCTACCTGCGCATTGATATTGGGCAAGCTGTCCATCATCACATCCTCAAAGAAAGATCTTACGTCACCAGGAGAAACCTCCACAGCACCTGAAATCTGTCCTTGCATCCGCTGAATCATCAATTGCTCTTTAATCGGATCATGGAACTCGATTCGAATTTCGTCCACCGATTTTTCGTAGAATTCCTCCAGCTTCTTTTGGCTTCCAAACTGATTAATGAAGTAGCGTAAACGTCTGTTGATTTCATCATCAATTTGACCTTCAGAAGGGTACAAACTATCCGTTTCGGCTTGATTCAGCAACAACTTATTGAAGAGCAAGTCTTCAAACAACTCGCAGCGTGTATTGCCATCCACCGCTTTACCCGAATTCAAGTAAGCAGCAAATTGTTCCTCTACATCGCTTTTGAGGATCATGTTTTCACCGATGACGGCTACAATTCCATCAATCACCTTTTCATTACCAGGTTGAGCAAATGCTCCAGTGGAAAAGAGGGCCAGCAGTATACTCAGGTATATTCTCATGGGTAGTATTGAACCTTGTTCTTAGCCACGGCTTGTTTCAAAAGTCCTTTTCGAACATCGCTAAGCAGATTCAGTTTTCTTTGATTAATGATGATATTGCGAATCCTATTGATTTCCAATTCAAGCGGTGAAACGCTATTTTTCAATTTATATTCCCTGATAAACAACAAATAAACGAAAGGGTCTCTTTCCAGCTCTAGGTATTTTTGATTTTTTAGAAAATCTTCTACGCTCAATACCTGCAGCGGAACCAACTTAATAAGCTCATCGTAATACATCCAGGAATACTCCAGCGAGTAGTTGGAGGCATATTGCAAGCAGTAGTCATCCAGCTTCAAACTGTCCTCTTCTTCTCCGGATTGCAACCATTTCTTCACCTTCTGAAGCTTGGGTGCCTCCTTGTCAATTTTGATGTAAGACGCTCTAAGCACGTAGTTCTTCAGCTCAAAGTTGTGCTGATTTTCTTCGTAATAGCTTAGAATTTCTTCCTGGGTTACATGGGTATCCAGCTTTTGGCGAACCAGTTCTT is a window encoding:
- a CDS encoding S8 family serine peptidase encodes the protein MKFGLTLFTIVFSCSIWAQDIVQGNLWLSARAAEWSQSSRPMSLYVQGRGDEIQSYLLQHNGTYKHYFRGYHAVVLPENQVVDFLGQSFIDGYYTSSGYGQPLIDTSTVQTGARAIHQGVLPLPSAYSGKGVIMGIIDSGIDFNHPDFQDSIGNTRIISLWDQSRNLDTNRFPSYGYGEVYDSMDINAGNCPHVDPNSWGGHGTMVSGIAAGNGLSVPDTVADYRGYAYESPIIFVATDFGASNWDQTVADAVEYIYALADSLDMPCVINLSAGNYLGGHDGLDLPTLYIDSLVNAKSGRSFSCAAGNAGNVPLFMPMPV
- a CDS encoding type I restriction enzyme HsdR N-terminal domain-containing protein; translation: MERLNLPEYQFRLKREDGKIHIFDSIRKKFLVLTPEEWVRQNFIEYLHQEFQYPKSLMKLEKPIKYNRMDNRSDIVCYNNRAEALVLVECKRPSVEITQKTFDQIARYNSVLQIRFLAVTNGLNHYYCEIDHDKGSYRFIESLPEYQSQVG
- a CDS encoding nitroreductase, which gives rise to MRYNLSEITDVIEDRRTIFPEQFSKRKVHREIIEKLLNVARWAPTHKLTQPWKFSVFREEGLNRLSEFQSQTYSQITPEDKFSERKFLKLKERPLKSSAVIFVTMSPDPDRRVPEIEEIASVAAAVQNMSLLATAYGLGFYWSSGGLTYRDELKEFLNLEESDKVMGTIYVGYPDIDWPRKTPRKPIEYFTHWEE
- a CDS encoding phospholipase, translating into MEKHYLPVTRTSRQYLMGNQEDPEVLWLVLHGFGQQARYFTPKVKVLDNGRSLVVVAEGLNRFYLEGYNGRVGATWMTSDDREKDIEDNNNYLEDLVCAVTDQFTSRHCRIKVLAFSQGIATACRWMAATHYHVEEAVLWAGSLPPDLDWEATAHRWKKMKLHYVFGNQDEFFNREKIAGNEQLLKDQDIPYEFHLFDGKHEMNDEVLLGILNQD
- the elbB gene encoding isoprenoid biosynthesis glyoxalase ElbB, which gives rise to MSKKVVVALSGCGVYDGAEIHESVLTLLALDQKGISYQCAAPDENQFHVVNHTNGEEMEETRNILVEAARIARGNIKPLSQIDMADYDGLVIPGGFGSAKNFSKWAFEGPEGPVQEEIAHLIRSTHALGKPIAALCMSPVVLSLAFKGSDVNPALTVGTTQAPSPYEIQAISDGMESLGSRAEQVAVEDVVVDQANRVVTSPCYMMEASIADINEGIQKTVAAFEELL
- a CDS encoding AAA family ATPase; amino-acid sequence: MEKDLQLVERFHQQYKGLNDEIGKVIVGQQDVIKLVLISIFSRGHCLLVGVPGLAKTLLVNTISDALGLNFSRIQFTPDLMPSDIVGAEILDENRNFKFIKGPIFANIILADEINRTPPKTQSALLEAMQEKAVTAAGHRYKLEEPFFVLATQNPIEQEGTYPLPEAQLDRFMFNVWVDYPSYEEELAVVKSTTTDRSASVSNVMSASEILEYQQLVRKIPVTDAVMEYAVKLAGRTRPDQNAPEIVQKYLNWGAGPRASQYLVVGAKCHALINGKLSPDIEDVQAIALPILRHRIVRNYKAEAEGFGLERIIQELL
- a CDS encoding peptidylprolyl isomerase, whose translation is MRIYLSILLALFSTGAFAQPGNEKVIDGIVAVIGENMILKSDVEEQFAAYLNSGKAVDGNTRCELFEDLLFNKLLLNQAETDSLYPSEGQIDDEINRRLRYFINQFGSQKKLEEFYEKSVDEIRIEFHDPIKEQLMIQRMQGQISGAVEVSPGDVRSFFEDVMMDSLPNINAQVELAQIVKKPPIDEAERTRVRNKLLELRERVLAGEDFGTLAYLYSEDPGSARENGVLGPMGRAELVPEFAAVAFTLEKGETSGIVETEFGYHLIQMVERVGTKVNARHILLIPKVQPEDLIEAKQFLDTLKGNIAKYDSLSFTTAAILYSDDKDTKNSGGLILNPMTGSSKFEMDQVSQIDPSLYLMLDRMEEGDVAGPELAQMRDGSRAYRLVKLVDIVEAHEANLKQDYQYIQELATQYKQNEVMNSWIEKRVNSFYIRVDDSYSTCQFRFNWLPKTISATEETPEPEEAPAPKTEGKE
- a CDS encoding peptidyl-prolyl cis-trans isomerase, whose protein sequence is MNRRLIVGVLITVLGITSGCEFIQRNSGQEGRPLARVGEQYLYEKDLQALFTDELSKEDSSILVQRYVNNWVENQLLIQQAELNLPEEKKDFEKEMIDYKNSLIIYAYEKELVRQKLDTHVTQEEILSYYEENQHNFELKNYVLRASYIKIDKEAPKLQKVKKWLQSGEEEDSLKLDDYCLQYASNYSLEYSWMYYDELIKLVPLQVLSVEDFLKNQKYLELERDPFVYLLFIREYKLKNSVSPLELEINRIRNIIINQRKLNLLSDVRKGLLKQAVAKNKVQYYP